ttctctttacattttgttaatttattatttattaaatataattccaCCTAATTATCAACAAGACATTCAAATTAGGTTCATTTGttagcaatttttaaaaattaaattgtggtatccaaaataatatgtgaatcgctttaatttaaaattttaaatagaagatagtgcttttgagatttagtgaaaaatataaaaatatatattttaaaattttgagatttgttctaaaaaatatatatttatctttatatttaatatgaaaatatatattttaaaaaaattcttctgcgtaataatttgagaaataatttattacgcagaataatttattttccaatttatcatttttttaaaaatatattaaataatatattttttatgaaaatgacacgtgacaaatctcacTACTTCAAATAGCTAGATTTGATTACGTTaggattattttgaaaaatattttctcaaaaaaagatattatttaatatatttaaaaaataaaggattAAAACCGAAAAAACTCCATTTTGTAAAGGAAAATTTGTTGGTGGACAAAGACTAGCAACGCATGTATACTACGGCGTTGCCATTTCTGTCTACTTACGAGTATGACATCAAGAAAAACGTAATGTTGACAAGCTCCTAATCTTCAGTTGCTGACAATGTCTTTAAGCGCCTGTTTGGCATCCGAGAGAATAGAGATTTCTCATTTCTGTCCACTTGAGATCTCCTAGTATATCCGCATATATATCTTTCTAAtaatattttctattattattgttgctggctttgtttttattatttattatattaataatattattataagcgatggaatttgaatttaaatttaaagacTGAATTTTATTGAGTTTTGTGCGAAATTGAAATTTCATATAGATTGATTCATGCGAGATTGAATGCTCAATCACACGCGCATGGAAATTACACAATAGCGAATCCCTCCGAATTAGGTAATACGAAATTTTTCAGAGCAGCCAGCAGTACCTTTCCTTTGGATGGCTCAATCACCTCCGCACAGTGATACCCTCCCTCCTCAAACTGCTTCGCCACGGCCACCCCCTTCCCCTCCGCCACCTTCGCAAACTCAACCTGCCGGTCGATCAACAGATCCCCGCTGCAGCCTGTCACCATGACCCTCCATCCCAGCCGCCCGATCTGCTCCAAGAGATGGCACCCACCTCCACTCGTCACATTACAAAACTCGTGATCCCGATCGGCGCCCTCCGGCAACGCCTGATCCCACATCAGATCCGTAACCCACAACGGCAAAACGGCGTCGTTCATCAGTCTCAGCTCCGACCCGCTCCTTCCAATCCCACCGAAGAATGGTTGGTGCAGTATCAGCCCTCCGATCCTCAACGGCGAAAGGTCTTCCTCCACTACGCGCAGCCCCGCCCAGTACGCCATGTTTCCGCCCGCGCTGCTCCCCATGAGGAAACAGTTGGAAAAATCGGCGTGCTCTTTCAGCCACTGATCGTCCGTGAACCTGATCCAGTGCAGAGCCTCCACAGCGTCGTCGTAGGCCGCCGGCAAACGGTGCTTCGGCGAGAGGCGGTACTCGACGGAGACGACCATGGCGGGGAGTTCGGCGGCGATGGTGGCGCAAAAATTGTGGAACTCCGTCGTGGCTGCGCTGCAGATGATAAACCCGCCGCCGTGGAAGTAAACCACGAGAGGCAGTTTGCCGGCTCCGACGGAGGAAGAGGACTGGACTGATCGGCGGGGGAGGAAAATTCGGAGCCAGGTGCCGTTGGATTCGTTGATGGTAACGTCTGTGGTGAGGACTGGAGTGTCGGAGGTGGGATCAGGTGCGGCGGGGGTGTGGGTGAATGGTGCATCCCAAGTTATCGTGCCGTCGGGCTTGCGGACCATCTTGAGGATCAAGCATTCGGCTTGATCAAGGTCAAGGGTGAGATTAGCCGGTACCGTCTCATCTGCCATGCTTGCGGACCACCTTGAGGATGTAGCTATGGAATGCTCTCCGAACTAAAacgaaaaaatatata
The Malania oleifera isolate guangnan ecotype guangnan chromosome 13, ASM2987363v1, whole genome shotgun sequence DNA segment above includes these coding regions:
- the LOC131146876 gene encoding probable carboxylesterase 120 is translated as MADETVPANLTLDLDQAECLILKMVRKPDGTITWDAPFTHTPAAPDPTSDTPVLTTDVTINESNGTWLRIFLPRRSVQSSSSVGAGKLPLVVYFHGGGFIICSAATTEFHNFCATIAAELPAMVVSVEYRLSPKHRLPAAYDDAVEALHWIRFTDDQWLKEHADFSNCFLMGSSAGGNMAYWAGLRVVEEDLSPLRIGGLILHQPFFGGIGRSGSELRLMNDAVLPLWVTDLMWDQALPEGADRDHEFCNVTSGGGCHLLEQIGRLGWRVMVTGCSGDLLIDRQVEFAKVAEGKGVAVAKQFEEGGYHCAEVIEPSKGKVLLAALKNFVLPNSEGFAIV